A genomic stretch from Corynebacterium faecale includes:
- a CDS encoding glycoside hydrolase family 15 protein, with amino-acid sequence MEKTTSTAQSVPLDTPLEDYTLLSDTHTGALLSRNGSIDWLCLPRFDSQAVFTRLLGDHDHGHWSLRVADGEVISHAYLGDSFVVQTVWRSETGTARVVDFMPIHGHGDTLTDLVRTIHCIEGEVDVEATLRLRFDYGEATPYFRTEELDDMSVVQAVAGPNAVYVRGPKMPHRPARDCHAGTFHMKEGDTLEWVLTWSPSFDEHPPLPDYSRSLEATLAFWSSWVEDLPQQKLYDAEVRRSMLVLRALTDLKTGGIVAAPTTSLPEDFGGVRNWDYRFVWLRDSALTIESLVEYGFSRAALQWRTWLLRAIAGDPENLRIMYGLGGERHLPERELPHLRGYENSVPVRVGNGAAEQYQADVVGEVMVALETLRRAGCKEDEFSWGMQKAMLQFQEENYDRKDQGIWEMRSEPQYFTHGRASMWAAFDRGVKAVEEYGLDGPVEHWRELRDRLCAEIMEHGYNEEIQSFTQCYDNTQVDASLLHLVQIGFISATDPKMLSTVARIEQELLDDYGFLHRYITDGSDGLAGDEYPFIICSFWLVEQYAISGRLDDAKEMMARILSVQSPLGLLAEEYSTSHQRMAGNYPQAFSHIGLISAARAINFEEARNR; translated from the coding sequence ATGGAAAAAACCACGAGCACAGCACAGTCCGTACCGCTGGATACCCCACTGGAGGACTACACGCTGTTGTCAGACACCCACACCGGTGCCCTGCTGTCACGCAATGGCAGCATCGACTGGCTGTGTCTACCCAGGTTTGATTCGCAGGCGGTGTTCACCCGGCTCCTCGGAGACCATGATCATGGCCACTGGAGCCTGCGGGTCGCGGACGGTGAAGTGATCAGCCATGCCTACCTGGGTGATTCGTTTGTGGTGCAGACCGTATGGCGTTCCGAAACCGGCACGGCGCGCGTGGTGGATTTCATGCCTATCCACGGTCACGGTGATACTCTCACTGACCTGGTGCGCACCATCCACTGCATTGAAGGTGAGGTGGATGTGGAGGCCACACTGCGTCTGCGTTTTGATTATGGTGAGGCCACACCGTATTTCCGGACCGAGGAATTGGATGACATGAGTGTGGTCCAGGCGGTCGCCGGCCCCAACGCGGTTTATGTCCGTGGCCCGAAAATGCCACACCGCCCTGCCAGGGACTGCCACGCTGGAACCTTCCATATGAAAGAGGGCGACACCCTGGAATGGGTGCTCACGTGGTCACCGTCCTTCGATGAACATCCGCCGCTGCCGGATTATTCACGTTCCCTTGAGGCCACGTTGGCGTTCTGGTCCTCCTGGGTGGAAGACCTGCCCCAACAGAAGCTTTACGACGCCGAGGTTCGCCGCTCCATGCTCGTCCTACGGGCCCTCACGGATCTGAAAACAGGTGGCATCGTGGCCGCACCGACGACATCCCTCCCCGAGGATTTCGGTGGTGTCCGCAACTGGGATTACCGGTTTGTGTGGTTGCGTGATTCCGCCCTGACCATTGAGTCCCTGGTGGAGTACGGCTTTTCACGTGCCGCGCTGCAGTGGCGAACCTGGCTGTTGCGCGCCATCGCCGGTGATCCGGAAAACCTCCGCATCATGTACGGACTCGGCGGTGAGAGGCACCTCCCAGAGCGGGAACTACCCCACCTGCGTGGGTATGAAAACTCGGTGCCTGTGCGGGTGGGCAACGGGGCCGCCGAGCAGTACCAGGCCGATGTTGTCGGTGAAGTGATGGTGGCATTGGAGACACTGCGCCGCGCCGGCTGCAAGGAGGATGAGTTCTCCTGGGGCATGCAGAAGGCCATGCTGCAGTTCCAGGAGGAGAATTACGACCGCAAGGACCAGGGAATCTGGGAGATGCGCTCGGAACCCCAGTACTTCACCCACGGGCGTGCCTCCATGTGGGCGGCCTTCGACCGCGGCGTGAAGGCAGTAGAAGAATACGGTCTGGATGGCCCGGTCGAACACTGGCGGGAGCTCCGCGACCGCCTCTGCGCTGAGATCATGGAACACGGTTACAACGAGGAAATCCAGTCCTTCACCCAGTGTTATGACAACACCCAGGTGGATGCCTCACTCCTGCACCTGGTCCAGATCGGTTTCATCTCCGCCACCGACCCGAAGATGCTCAGCACTGTCGCCCGCATTGAGCAAGAGCTGCTGGATGACTATGGTTTCCTGCACCGCTACATCACGGACGGCTCCGATGGGCTGGCTGGCGATGAGTACCCCTTCATCATCTGTTCCTTCTGGCTGGTGGAGCAGTACGCTATTTCCGGGCGGTTGGATGATGCCAAGGAAATGATGGCCCGTATCCTCTCGGTGCAGAGTCCACTCGGTCTGCTGGCGGAGGAATACTCCACCTCACATCAG